Below is a genomic region from Medicago truncatula cultivar Jemalong A17 chromosome 3, MtrunA17r5.0-ANR, whole genome shotgun sequence.
GTAGCACAACAACAGGCTTTCTCTTGATCAGCTCAAACACATATGTAACTCCCTCTAGTAGATTGTTTTCCCTTGCAAATTTACCGAATCCACCGGTTATTCGCATTTGCGAATTTCCTTTGTTATGCAATACACAATAAACTTCCCACTGCTTTCCTTGAGAATTTTGGAGCTTGAACGGAACCTTTAGCGTCAGATACTTTTCAGCAAAAATAGAAGGAACATACTGCACAATGGAGAGGTCAATGCAAATGGAACCATAAATATAAATCATACCGTAACTTTAAAAACCAGAAAGTAATTAAAATCCTTACTGCATAAAAGCCCCTGTtggattttgaataaaaatatgggTTTTTTGGGTTGAATTCACTGGCAGcacaattttctcttttggaAGCAGAGTTGGGACCCTTTATCCTTTGATCTCCATTAGTACTTGGAGTTTTGAATGAATAAGAAATCTCAACAGAAGTTGTATCATATATAACAACATTAAACTTTGAATTCCCTTGATAGTTGAAATCTAAATAACAACCATAATAAATACAATAGTATTCTGCAAACTGTTGCCAATTGTTGCTAAGGAAAACGTGCTCGCCACATTTCTTCAGTCCCATTTCCCATTCATGACGACCATCAGGAACAGTAATCGTAGCAACATTCTTTAGTTCGTTTCCAAATctttttataaactcatttGGAATTCGCTGCAGCGTTAATAGCTCATCAGTTATACCACTATATGATCAATCAATCTTCAAAAGATTCTAAGAATAGATTCTAACTTGTTGCCGTGACTCAAAGTTTTCTGCCATCAAACATTGTTTTTATGCTCAAAAATCACTATGAAGCAAATATAAATCACTTTCGACTCAACTCACTCTTAGTTTGTGTTCAgattcaaaatcatattttacaaACTTAGAACCAAacacaacaacagcaacaataTTTGATTTAGATGAAGCATAAAGGTATAAAACAAGGTAATACACACagtttattactccctccgtttcaaaatacatgtccattttggagaaattgcactgaccaagaaaccaaataaattttgttatttttgatgaaaatatatgtgtgttttctataatacccttaatcatttattatttcattttatttttttctctctctacaataaatatgcaagggtattattgacaaaacaataattaatgttgcattgaaacttgaaaatgacaaatattgtgaaacaaaattattttctaaaatggACAACTATtatgaaatggagggagtactttACAGCATTATATCCTCAAAGTTAAAGAGTTATACAAATGAAACTTACTATCTCTTTGGTGTGATCAGGAGGGGGTAGTATGGCTTTCATAAAATGCTTCGATGCTTTCTCCGGCGCCGGTGACCGGCcacatcttctccggtgaggcTGCATTGTGTTGTTTGTTGCAAtgcaaataataatgataagttTTACGTTATGCTGCTGCATTTAGTTTAGTAGTACTATACTACTTCACAATATTATAGTAATTATCAATGTGACACTGACATGACTAGAAACTATGATTTAGAAGTGATAGATTGATCTTGATGTAATATCACAAGTAAAGAAAAGTAAATGTTTATcacaaaaatagaaagaaaacaaaccAAACGAGAGTATAAAAAggagggaagaagaaaatgagttgtcacaaatatatataattgatgaaCTATCTTCTTAATTTAATGGGTAGTCCACTGCTCTTATCccaaacataatatttaatgattagtttctattttttatgttttttttttttttaaataaatatgaaattcagAGTTTCTACATGGCGCAACATCTCtatcaattgaattatttttatattgaattcaTAGTTATTTTTAATTcgtaaaaaaatcaaaattataattcatctataaatataaaaattgtggACATTTACAATGAGATTTTTATAAATAGTGATATGGAACATAGTAAATTTATCGCGATCTTCActattatatttgaaatttcaaacattttagtgattaaaatttaaaagaagtGAGCAATTTAACATCCGTTGTTGACATGTTATCATATTTGACGGGAGGGGCCGagaataaaatgttaaatttgaGCAATAGATCTcgataaattttaaatagggtgggaaagatgaaaaatatttctCCTACTTGATTCTATGCCTTTTAACAAAATAGGGTGGGAAAGTTGAAAGGAGTAAACCATCAACTTAGTTTATGATTTTGTAGGACGATCTTAAATAGATCTTTAACTTTATGAATATTCCAAAAATGACTTTAACTCTATTAAATTTGACTCATATTAGTACTTCAAAGATCATTATTCCTTTTTATCCTAATATATTTGTTCTAATATGGTTCAAGAATAagtgatattttaatttttgttgtcattattattattttctaaccaGCTCTatggaaatggtaaaaaaagGATAAGACTCTTTATATAAGTtatcaaattttaatcattttaataaaaaaatggtattatcaaattttaatcattttaataaaaaaatggtatgaATTAGTTTTacacaatgttttttttaagaagtataaaaaataattaaaaaagtataattCGTTCGATTTTGTTCACTTTCTAAACTATAGAACCAATAATCTGTTCCGCTCCGTCATAACATACCCAAACAAAGGAATTAAACATTTATTCCGTTTCGTTCCATTCTATTATGTTCCATCAATCTAAACAAAGCCTTACTCTAAAACAAAACTAttggatctatgaaatttttatattgaggATAAATTAGTCCTATGTTTTAATTAGTCAAAATTAATAAAGGGATTTATTTGTTTGGGTATTATTTTTATaccagaaaaatatgaatattattttttggttagaGATCGAATTGAATTGCAAGCGGAAAAGTGTCCGTACAAAACGTGAGAGGTGGTGGGTGTTAATAGTAACCCATTTGAATATAGCAAGTGGGCTTTTGAGATTAGGGTTTTGGAATTGTATGCACATTTGAGCAgcttcaccaacaacaacaacagcatacCGGCGGCGAAGGAAGAGAGAACAGAGATCAATAATGGTTCACGTTGCGTTTTACCGAAACTATGGCAAAACTTTCAAGAAGCCACGTCGTCCTTATGAGAAGGAGCGTTTAGATGCTGAGTTGAAGCTCGTCGGAGAGTACGGTCTTCGCTGCAAGCGCGAGCTTTGGAGGGTTCAATATGCTCTTAGCCGTATCCGTAACAATGCTAGGACACTTTTGACACTGGATGAGAAGAACCCTCGTCGGATCTTTGAAGGTGAAGCACTTTTGAGGAGAATGTTCAAACATGGTCTTCTTGATGAAACACAGAACAAGCTCGATTATGTGTTGGCTCTCACTGTTGAGAATTTTCTTGAACGTCGTCTTCAGACTCTTGTGTTCAAATCTGGCATGGCTAAGTCTATTCATCATGCTAGGGTTCTTATCAGGCAGAGGCACATCAGGTATATTGCTGTTAATGATGAATTAATCTGATTTTTTATTGCTTGTTATTTTTAATCTATCTTTATACCCGTGCTGATCTATTTTTTAGtctaataatttatttgattgaatGATCATGATTTGTCATTTGCCAATTATAATTGCTTTCGTTTTGGCGGCCTGTTTGGATATATAAGCCATAAGCTAATTTTCTTTATAGCAAAAgagaaaataacttataataattgtttttgtaattgctagaagttgttttaatttataagctTTATCgaaaacttattttcataagctgttttcatacaTTCTCCCAAACAGCGTGTCACATAACTTAACGTTGCCAAATATAAgatcaaataagccaatccaaacaggccctgtCATTTTGAAAAACATTCTCACGTGCAAAGTATTTTTCTACTAAATGTTGTTGTGTGATGCAGATCTTAGTTAGATCATTGGttgcattgttgtttagttTGCACGCTATCTGTGTCTTGTGCttataaatgtattattttgcAATGTCTATTGATCAATTGTTTGTATCCTCCTAGAGTTACAGGATTAGAAGTCTTTGCTTGTTTCCTTTAATTCAATACATGTTTTGCGTATACTATCATAACTGCCTGTAACTCTTTCTTTACTTGCATCTTTTGTAGTGGCTGTTAGGGTATCATTAATTTGCATCAATATATTCTATGTATCAAAAGAAGTAGATATCATTATGTTTGGGAATGGATGATAATGTCATTTTTGGTTTCATAGGGTTGGGAGGCAGGTGGTGAACATCCCATCCTTCATGGTGAGGGTTGATTCACAGAAGCACATTGACTTTTCACTCACAAGTCCTTTCGGCGGTGGTCTTCCTGGTCGTGTGAAGCGAAAGAACTTAAAGGCTGCAGCCAAGAAGGCTTCCGGTGGTGATGGTGATGAGGAGGATGAAGattaaatttatgattttcttttgctTAGATCCTTGCTCTAGCCTTTTTATATCTGCCCTAGACTTTAGATTTTCTGTCATGCAAATGACTTTTACCATTTTCCCATCCCTGTTTATTGTGTGAGGAAATCTTTGCTCGAGACATGTTGTTTTTGATCTTTTCTTTTCTAAGTATTAAGTTTTGCTCCAATACATTTGATGATCTTTGTGATGATTGAACCTTTTACTTGATGCTCTGTGTAAGAGAATATTATTTAGCTGTTTGATATTGCTTGTTTTGATGGTATACCCGTGTATCCAACCGAAACTTTGATCCAACTATGCTTCATTGATTGAAGCATAGTTGATTTTGAATATTAGTTTGATTCTGTGTGTAagagaataacaacaataacaataataataataataatattttgattcTAAATTAAGGAAGGAAATATGTTTGATTCTAAATTCTAAAGttgtaaaatttgattttgaatcttTCATTGATTGAGCCTGTGTTTTGGATTAATGGAGActttatcattttcatttctcaAGACATGTCATTGTGATTTTATAGACCTAGAAATTGGAGCCTCTCCGCAGACTCATCATCACAACATGATTTTTGCTAATAATGAAAGTGACTTATATCTGATTAGAAATCATGTTTGGATGCAAAAAACTTCGAGTTAGGGCTACAAGTTAGGATATATTCTTCGAGTCGGGGCAATAGGTTTAGGATATATTCTAGAGTCAAAAGCAATGCTGCCCAAATTtgaacccacttgggttggcctagtggtattgacttgggatCAGGGAGTGTGCTTTTCCTTAAGGTTTGAGGTTCGATTATCTCTAGTggtaatttagcttcttaaaaaaaaaaaaatgctgcccaaatttgtaaataatttttgtgtCGAAAATTAATGTTGCCTCCCACAAAATTTAGTCCAAACATGTACTTAGCTGAAGTTCTTTTTGAGAGTAGTTACTTAAATCGTAGAATTCTCATAAATGTGTCACCCCTCTTTTGAAGATTGATTGATCCTTTAGTAGTATAAATGATGAACTGTTAACACTGCAGCAAATTCCAGATGAGTTTATAACAAGATTTGGGAATGAACTCGACAATGTTGCTACCATTACCGTTCCCGATGGTCGTGAGTGGGATATGGAACTCAAGAAATGTGGCGGCCAAGTTTTCTTTTGCAACAATTGGCAACACTTTGCAGAATACTATTCCATCAGTTACGGTTGTTATTTAGATTTCAAGTATGAAGGAAATTCAAATTTCGTAGTTGTTATATATGATCCAACTTTTGTTGAGATTTCTTATCCATTCAAAACTTCAAGTACTAATGGAGATCAAAGCATAAAGGGTCCTAACTCTGATTCCAAAAGAGCAAATTGTGCTGTCGGTGAATTCAACCCAAAAAACCcttattttcattcaaaatccaTCAAGGGCATTTTTGCGGTGAGGATTTCACTTTctagttttttggtttttaaagTTAATGTTTGAGTTATATACTTACGGtgttgtttgaattgacttCTCATTCATTCTGTAGTATGTTCCTTCTGGTTTTGCTAAAAAGTATTTGATGCTAATGGTTCCGTTCATGCTCCAAAACTATCAAGGAAAGTAGtgcgaagttttttttttttgaatacaaAAGGAAACTCATCAATGCGAATAACGAGTGGATTCAGTAAATTTGCAAGGGAAAACAATCTATTAGAGGGAGTTACATATGTGTTTGAGCTGATCAAGAGGAAGcctgttgttgttgtgttacaAGTTACTGCGTCTTGCACGGTAAAACGTTGTTTCACATTTGTTTATTCATCAATTCTAATTTCTTTcacagttttttcttttaatgtttGAACTGTTGGTGAACTTAATGCATAAAGTGATAATAGTTATTGCTTATTGTAATGCAGCCTCCACAGGGAAGGTCTTCCCAGTCATTGACAGAAAAAGAAGTAAGGGAATCCGAACATTTTAAGATGGACATACTTCCCTCGCCCATTCATGACAAAGAGATAGTAAGTTTCCCTTTTTGTTTTGAGTTACTGTTATTCTTTGCTTTCTgttaaatagtaaaaaaaaatccatgatgataagaataaaaaaattcactgATGAGAAGAAAAGCATTGAAAATATTCAGCTTTGGATTAGTCTATGTCTCTGTGATATGGTTTGAAGTTAATTACTCGAAACTGTGACATTGGATTGTTGGAGACGAAAGGTCCAAATACAACCTCCAAGTTAGAACTGAAACTCGGGTAAAACAATTATACTTGAGAGCACTTAGACGTGTCCAAATCAAATTTAGGTGTctagaatcatttttttttatcttgaaaaaCTACTTCAAAACATCAAATTGGGGAAATCTCAAACGTGTTACCCTCCTTTTGAAGTTTGGTATTATAGTATAACCAATGTGCTGTTATCACTGCAGAGAATTTCAGATGAGTTTATAACAAGATTTGGGATAGAACTCAAGAATGTTGCTACAGTTACTGCTACTGATGGTCGTGATTGGAGAATGAGATTGAAGAAACACGGCAATGACATTTTCTTTTACAACGAATGGCAAGAGTTTGCAAAATACTATTCGTTAGGATGTGGTTGCTACCTATCTTTCAAATACGAAGGAAATTCAAAGTTTAGTGTTGTTATATTTGATGTAACTTCGGTTGAGATTTGCTATCCACTCAAAACTCCGAGTACTAATGGAGAAACAAATACACAATGTCCTACTCCTAGAAAAAGTTCAAGGGTTGAAACAATTGGCAGTCAAGTGATAAAGCTCAAAATCAGGTTTGGACATGCTTTTAAAAGTGCAGAGGTTGCTGCCAATGAATTCAATCCAAAAAACCCTTATTTTTGGCTTAAAGTAAATGTTGAGTTATTTATGTTGTCACTTAAATTGATCACTCATCTATTGTGCAGAATGTTACTGCTAAATTTGCTCAAAAGTATCTAATGCCAAATGTTCCAATCGCACTCCAAAATTCTCAAGGAAAGCATTGGAAAGTTCATTGTATACTCTATAATCCCAAATCATTCTCATAAAATCCCAAATCAAATGGATGAAGCATATGTTTGTTTGATCGTGGTGAACCCATGGTACTCAACTCACCAGGTCTAACTCATTGTTCTACAGCAGCCACTATTGTGTGTTGACACCCCTTTCAAATTCTTGTAAACCAATCCCCCTAATCTGTCTTCAGGACTTCATGAGCACCACCTTTCATTCATATTGCAGCAAAAATTTTATGGAATTGTAGCTCTTGAGATCAGCATTTGAAATATGTTTGGATGAATTTGAGATCAGCATTTGAGTAATGGTTACACTTCAGTATTCAGAAATATGAAATTGCCAAATGAAAGTGCAAATGGTTGTCTATTTTAAACTGATTTAATAACTTTTGATTCAAGTGTACCATATGCAAAAGAGCAATATTTGTTGTGAACCATACTCAACTTAATAGCCTGAAAACTTCCCCAAAGCAATTACAACATTCACAAATTTACTTCAATCATAATTTATTTCAGCACTTAGATTTTCTCTTTGGTTGGGGTTCAAAAGAGCACAAGCATCCATAAATATAGCAatgaaaaaaacagaaaaaagtgGTGAATGTAAATTATCCTATCAAGCACTGAGTTGAAGTTCAACTGGCATTTTCTTAATCAACTCAACCTCTGACAGATCATTGTCCATCGCAAATTTAGCAAATTTTCTCTCCATTCGCATTGCTAAACATCTAGAATACATTATTCATTATACATGCAATAAACTTATCATCGCTCAATGCGCCTTTTTAATAGTCATAAGTTTGAAGACAACTCCTAGTCCAACAATTCCTAAACCTGCTTATAGGATTCTAATCTTCTCTATTGTTTCATGATACAACAAACAGAAAATCCCATTACAGCAATCAAACACAGAAATACACAAGTGCATATTACTAATTTGTGCAATGCATGGAAATTATCAAATACCAAAACCACATGTAGCATGCAACGTCATGACTCATTATTTATAGTGGGGAGGCTAGATGTACATGAGTTGTTAATCGCAATAGTCAACCACATGAAACATCGTGACTTCTAGCACAGGAGGGTTCTCGATCAGCTCATACACGGATATACCATCAAAACATGCAATATCAAACTGCTAAATAATATTCTCTTACACACACCATCAAGTAAAAGGTTCAATTATAACAAAGATCATTTAAATGTATTGGAGCAAAACTTAATACTTGGAAAAGAAAAGATCAAAAACAACATGTCTCAAGCAAAGATTTCCTCACACAATAAACAGGGATGGGAAAACGGTAAAAGTCATTTGCATGATAGAAAATCTAAAGTCTAGGACAGATATAAAAAGGCTAGAGCAAGGatctaagaaaatgaaaatcataatTTAATCTTCATCCTCCTCATCACCATCACCACCGGAAGCCTTCTTGGCTGCAGCCTTAAGGTTCTTACGCTTCACACGACCAGGAAGACCACCACCGAATGGACTTGTGAGTGAAAAGTCAATGTGCTTCTGTGAATCAACCCTTACCATGAAGGATGGGATGTTCACAACCTGCCTCCCAACCctatgaaaccaaaaaataacattatcatCCATGCCCAGACATATTTGAACAAGACTAAATagaaagagggaaaaaaaaaaaacatcaggTACCCATAAGCACATTCTCTCTATTTCTCTTCATTTCATTCACACCAACTAGTTTTAGGtgtaaaaatgatataaaattacacatttaaaaaattagtgACATTTGAGTATTTTAATTAATCAGAAAAACCATAGTTGAGGAGCCCTCCATTACTTGAACAATGCAGTCATACAAAGAATATATTGATAAAATTTAAGCTACGCGGGAAATGCAGTACCATTAGATATCAGAACATCAAAAGTTAAAAGTTAAAAGCAGATATGGGGTAAGAGCCACAAAACATGTATTGAATCAAAGGGAACAAGCAAAGACTTGTTAAGCCCCTATGCTCCTACTAGATAAGATTACCTGTTTTTCCATCAATAGACGAATACAAACAATAAATCACTAGACATTGCtagttaataaattaatatgtgCACAACAAACACAACATTGGTAGAGACAATCAATGATCTAAACATAAACTATATCATACAAAAACATTAAGTAACACACAAGCAGAAGAATAAGCTAATCTTTTCAGAAAACACTAGCACGTGAGAGTGTTTTTCAAAATGATACAGGTTCTGCTTGAGCTTATCTATTGGCATAAGTTTTATGACTATTtattaaaacagcttattttcacACGATCTTCACTACAGCTTAAGAAGACAGCTTATGCAAGCTTGTATATAAACTGAAAATGACAAATctaaaatattctttcaaaTAAATTACCAGATGAGCATAgacataaaaaaatcaacaagaCAGATTAACTTcgataaaaaatataatcagaTTAATTcaatattaacataaaaaaatgaatataccTGATGTGCCTCTGCCTGATTAGAACCCTAGCATGGTGAATAGACTTAGCCATGCCAGATTTGAACACAAGAGTCTGAAGACGACGTTCAAGAAAATTCTCAACAGTGAGAGCCAACACATAATCGAGCTTGTTCTGTGTTTCATCAAGAAGACCATGTTTGAACATTCTCCTCAAAAGTGCTTCACCTTCAAAGATCCGACGAGGGTTCTTCTCATCCAGTGTCAAAAGTGTCCTAGCATTGTT
It encodes:
- the LOC11408476 gene encoding putative B3 domain-containing protein Os03g0621600 isoform X2, whose amino-acid sequence is MQQHNVKLIIIICIATNNTMQPHRRRCGRSPAPEKASKHFMKAILPPPDHTKEIRIPNEFIKRFGNELKNVATITVPDGRHEWEMGLKKCGEHVFLSNNWQQFAEYYCIYYGCYLDFNYQGNSKFNVVIYDTTSVEISYSFKTPSTNGDQRIKGPNSASKRENCAASEFNPKNPYFYSKSNRGFYAYVPSIFAEKYLTLKVPFKLQNSQGKQWEVYCVLHNKGNSQMRITGGFGKFARENNLLEGVTYVFELIKRKPVVVLQVTAICTPPQGRSVQSMTEKEVRESKHFKKAILPSPIHDKEIRIPEDFITMFGNELEKVATVTVPDGRDWKMRLKKRGNDIFFSNEWEEFAKYYSLGVNGEPNTKCASPTKRSKVETSECHGKKAKSVSKHASTRAEVAANEFKPKNPYFCSIIAKQNYTYIPRDFAEKYLKPKVPTKLQNSDGKQWEVFCVPNTVGSSSMRIVKGFSNFVTDNNLSHRDYCVYELIKKKPVVLEVTMFRAVDYLD
- the LOC11419392 gene encoding 40S ribosomal protein S9-2, whose protein sequence is MVHVAFYRNYGKTFKKPRRPYEKERLDAELKLVGEYGLRCKRELWRVQYALSRIRNNARTLLTLDEKNPRRIFEGEALLRRMFKHGLLDETQNKLDYVLALTVENFLERRLQTLVFKSGMAKSIHHARVLIRQRHIRVGRQVVNIPSFMVRVDSQKHIDFSLTSPFGGGLPGRVKRKNLKAAAKKASGGDGDEEDED
- the LOC11405349 gene encoding 40S ribosomal protein S9-2; this translates as MVHVAFYRNYGKTFKKPRRPYEKERLDAELKLVGEYGLRCKRELWRVQYALSRIRNNARTLLTLDEKNPRRIFEGEALLRRMFKHGLLDETQNKLDYVLALTVENFLERRLQTLVFKSGMAKSIHHARVLIRQRHIRVGRQVVNIPSFMVRVDSQKHIDFSLTSPFGGGLPGRVKRKNLKAAAKKASGGDGDEEDED